In Mycoplasmopsis californica, one genomic interval encodes:
- a CDS encoding RsmG family class I SAM-dependent methyltransferase, translating to MATRCDFLNDVKNILNISNLVVLNKRSEDTISLSESFDIVTARAVSSVKNMFLLTHHLLKIDGILCLPKGKNYIAEVEELLNLFPNEKNNISIHEYKNDSNEISAIVLIKKTKSTPKKWPLSWKQISNYKSKAL from the coding sequence ATGGCTACTCGTTGCGACTTTTTAAATGACGTAAAAAATATTTTAAATATTTCAAATCTAGTTGTTTTAAACAAAAGATCAGAAGACACAATTTCACTTTCTGAATCATTTGATATAGTAACAGCCCGTGCAGTTTCAAGTGTTAAAAACATGTTCCTTTTAACTCATCATTTATTAAAAATCGATGGTATACTGTGTCTGCCAAAAGGGAAAAATTATATAGCTGAAGTTGAAGAATTATTAAATCTTTTTCCTAATGAAAAAAATAATATTTCAATTCACGAATATAAAAATGATTCAAATGAGATCTCAGCAATTGTTTTAATTAAAAAAACCAAAAGCACTCCTAAAAAATGACCATTGAGTTGAAAACAAATCTCAAATTACAAATCAAAAGCTCTTTAA
- a CDS encoding RsmG family class I SAM-dependent methyltransferase — protein MNSKITEYIHLIHEFNQHKNISGFKTLHDIEILGVKDSINTLSIAEKAGVNFDNANVADIGAGAGFPSLLFCFNGTTLS, from the coding sequence ATGAACTCAAAAATTACTGAATATATTCATTTAATTCATGAATTTAACCAGCATAAAAATATATCTGGCTTTAAAACACTGCATGATATTGAAATCTTGGGTGTAAAAGACTCAATAAACACACTCTCAATCGCTGAAAAAGCGGGAGTTAATTTTGATAATGCTAATGTTGCCGATATTGGAGCTGGCGCTGGATTCCCTAGCCTACTTTTTTGCTTCAACGGGACAACTTTAAGTTAA
- a CDS encoding ribose-phosphate pyrophosphokinase has protein sequence MKFENILLFGMPNCQPLTERIAKKLGIHASKIEKTVFADGERMLVSTETVRSKDVYVVASTSRPVNDNLMDLLLFIDSLKRASARSITIALSYYGYARQDRKASGRQPIGAKLIADLIQTAGATKIIAVDLHNPAIQGFFNIPIDDLRGAYPIAQAVKSFKEPFTVVSPDHGGTIRARKLAELISNSIKISIIDKRRVGTNQTEVMGLIGNVEGENTVIIDDIIDTGGTILKAVDTLKNHGAKKIVVAATHGIFTRGFEMFQNNPNVSKVIVTDSIDNSELEAKYDKLHVISLDTFLAGVIESSITGKSVTDLYDKLAKDIAK, from the coding sequence ATGAAATTTGAGAATATTTTGTTATTTGGGATGCCAAATTGCCAGCCTTTAACAGAAAGAATTGCTAAAAAATTAGGAATCCATGCATCAAAAATTGAAAAAACTGTTTTTGCCGATGGTGAAAGAATGCTAGTAAGTACAGAAACAGTCAGAAGTAAGGATGTTTACGTTGTCGCTTCTACATCAAGACCTGTAAATGACAATTTAATGGATTTATTGTTGTTTATCGACTCACTAAAAAGAGCGAGTGCGCGTTCAATTACTATTGCATTAAGCTACTACGGGTATGCTCGCCAAGACCGTAAAGCCAGCGGGCGCCAACCAATCGGTGCTAAATTAATTGCTGATTTAATTCAAACAGCTGGTGCTACAAAAATTATTGCCGTTGATCTTCACAACCCTGCTATCCAAGGTTTCTTTAATATCCCAATTGATGACCTAAGGGGAGCTTATCCTATTGCACAAGCAGTTAAAAGTTTTAAAGAGCCATTTACAGTTGTTTCACCAGATCATGGGGGTACAATCAGAGCTCGTAAACTTGCTGAATTAATTTCTAATTCAATAAAAATATCAATTATTGACAAACGTAGAGTCGGAACAAACCAAACAGAGGTTATGGGATTAATTGGTAATGTTGAAGGTGAAAACACAGTTATTATTGACGACATTATTGACACCGGAGGTACTATTTTAAAAGCTGTAGATACACTTAAAAATCATGGTGCTAAAAAAATTGTTGTTGCAGCAACACATGGTATCTTTACACGTGGCTTTGAAATGTTTCAAAATAACCCAAATGTAAGCAAAGTCATTGTTACAGATTCAATAGATAATTCAGAGTTAGAAGCAAAATACGATAAACTACACGTAATCAGTCTTGACACATTCTTAGCAGGCGTGATCGAATCGTCTATTACGGGCAAATCTGTAACTGATTTATACGATAAATTAGCAAAAGATATAGCTAAGTAA
- the lysS gene encoding lysine--tRNA ligase, translating to MEKYTEQEQVRRDKLIQYEKENVIAYKKAYDLGEISYSDDIEAEFSSFSKEELHEKHIIRTIAGRLIAKRGPFLVIKDFRGKIQAYFNKKENLEYADLVSTFDIGDIIWVSGEVMKTMTGAVVVKADKIDLLSKALKPLPEKYHGLVDPEERYRRRYVDLIVNDESKDKFIKRIKITQWIKDYFNNLGYLDVETPFLHDYISGAAARPFTTHHNSLNQEFVLRIATEIPLKKLVIGGFDRVYELGRIFRNEGYDTTHNPEFTTIEFYEAYSNVEGMMNRTEALFKELCEKLGKWKFINNGVEVDLSRPFKRINMVDAVNEKTGVDFRNITLEDAVVVAKKYGAKIQKFYSVGHIINALYEELIEEDLIQPTFVYGHPIEISPLSAKSEDPRFTERAELFINTKEYANMYTELSDPIDQLERFKKQIEEKAAGNDEASDIDWDFIDALEYGMPPTGGCGIGIDRLVMLLTETSSIRDVLLFPTLRRIKK from the coding sequence ATGGAGAAATATACTGAACAAGAACAAGTTCGCCGTGATAAGTTAATTCAATACGAAAAGGAAAATGTTATCGCTTATAAAAAGGCTTATGACCTGGGCGAAATTAGCTACAGTGACGATATAGAAGCAGAATTTTCAAGTTTTTCTAAGGAAGAATTGCACGAAAAACACATTATAAGAACTATTGCAGGTAGATTAATTGCTAAAAGAGGTCCATTTCTGGTAATAAAAGACTTTCGTGGAAAAATTCAAGCATACTTTAACAAAAAAGAAAACTTAGAGTATGCTGATTTAGTTTCTACTTTTGATATCGGCGATATTATCTGAGTAAGCGGTGAAGTGATGAAAACAATGACTGGTGCAGTTGTTGTCAAAGCCGACAAGATTGATTTATTGTCGAAAGCATTAAAACCACTACCAGAAAAGTATCACGGTCTTGTTGATCCTGAAGAAAGATATAGACGTCGTTATGTTGATTTAATTGTTAATGATGAAAGTAAAGACAAATTTATTAAAAGAATTAAAATAACACAGTGAATTAAGGATTATTTTAATAATTTAGGTTACTTAGACGTTGAAACTCCATTTTTACACGATTATATTTCTGGAGCGGCAGCTCGTCCATTTACAACCCACCACAATTCATTGAATCAGGAATTTGTATTGCGCATTGCAACTGAAATTCCGTTGAAAAAACTTGTAATAGGCGGATTTGACCGTGTTTATGAGTTAGGAAGAATTTTTAGAAATGAAGGTTATGACACAACACATAACCCCGAATTTACAACAATAGAGTTTTATGAAGCATATTCAAATGTCGAGGGTATGATGAATCGTACTGAAGCTTTATTTAAAGAGTTGTGTGAAAAATTAGGTAAGTGAAAATTCATTAATAATGGCGTAGAAGTTGATTTATCAAGACCTTTTAAACGTATTAATATGGTTGATGCAGTTAATGAAAAAACTGGTGTGGATTTTAGAAATATAACTCTTGAGGATGCAGTGGTAGTTGCTAAAAAATATGGAGCAAAAATACAAAAATTTTACTCAGTTGGACACATTATAAATGCGCTTTATGAAGAGTTAATTGAGGAAGATTTAATTCAACCTACATTTGTTTATGGACACCCTATTGAAATTTCGCCACTTTCTGCTAAAAGCGAGGATCCAAGATTCACTGAGCGTGCAGAATTATTCATAAATACAAAAGAGTATGCGAATATGTATACCGAGCTTTCTGATCCAATTGATCAGCTAGAAAGATTTAAAAAACAAATTGAGGAGAAAGCAGCCGGCAACGATGAAGCTAGTGATATTGATTGAGATTTTATTGACGCCCTTGAATATGGGATGCCGCCAACAGGTGGGTGTGGAATCGGGATTGACCGTTTAGTCATGCTATTAACTGAAACCAGTTCAATTAGAGATGTATTATTATTTCCGACATTAAGAAGAATTAAGAAGTAG
- a CDS encoding P-loop NTPase family protein gives MKTQETTFDGIIIKDVKQYRELAQKVAKSSKPFLRVMADLKITWDEFDEHCDKLLELKDILDAPNNFPYKIEVKRDRFRKLQFSKTIVDNNITKNINLINHLWLSDIANVRTNLEISKTAIISVQQKQLESRIELLKQSLLQKSHDFHVKNLFIVNKKPIHSASLGQAIAINFAKEKINSAYITTNTLFNHLKKGFNDPRNNNVEIINKLKEVDILVINDLGNEQASAWFLFDVISEIIKTRIEANKPNIIFSTLLLEELKNYYSKHRAYVQDAHKVNYLINFISETSIEFQI, from the coding sequence ATGAAAACACAAGAAACTACTTTTGACGGCATTATTATAAAAGACGTCAAACAATATCGAGAGCTTGCACAAAAAGTAGCTAAGAGTTCAAAACCATTTCTTCGGGTTATGGCAGATTTAAAAATTACTTGGGATGAATTTGATGAGCACTGTGATAAGTTGTTAGAATTAAAAGATATATTGGACGCCCCTAATAATTTTCCTTATAAAATAGAGGTTAAAAGAGATCGATTTAGAAAATTACAATTCTCAAAGACTATTGTTGATAATAACATTACCAAAAACATTAACCTAATTAATCATCTATGATTAAGCGATATAGCAAATGTTCGCACCAATTTAGAGATTTCAAAGACTGCAATCATTTCAGTTCAGCAAAAACAATTAGAAAGTCGAATTGAACTTCTTAAACAGTCATTATTACAAAAATCACATGATTTTCACGTAAAAAACCTTTTTATTGTTAATAAAAAGCCTATTCATTCTGCATCCCTGGGTCAAGCAATTGCGATCAATTTTGCAAAAGAAAAAATTAACTCAGCTTACATCACAACAAATACTCTTTTTAATCATCTTAAAAAAGGTTTTAATGACCCAAGGAATAACAATGTCGAAATAATAAATAAACTTAAAGAAGTTGATATTCTAGTTATTAATGATTTAGGAAATGAGCAAGCAAGTGCATGATTTCTTTTTGATGTAATTAGCGAAATAATTAAGACACGAATTGAAGCTAATAAGCCAAATATAATTTTTAGTACTCTTCTGTTAGAAGAGTTAAAAAATTACTATTCTAAACATAGGGCTTATGTTCAAGATGCACATAAGGTCAATTACTTAATAAATTTTATATCTGAAACATCAATTGAATTTCAAATATAA
- a CDS encoding DnaD domain protein: MYKSITYPYFSVENSTIISGEDLKNLRKFYAPILGAHAILLYEYLRDLAIQDGNEIGFYDYDSITYMLKMDIKDVNNARTMLEALSLLTTYVDNRNRKTFFVIEKPLDADGFKMNLILANKLLKIVGKENYDRLINRKRNYKLARAIELLDSSARYEDVFDAGEDFDILSNSFEFNEEAMNTQVMNELVQEKIDLNTFEYPNVYEAILKTDSRSFFGQIQGQIPTAEIINLIKDASDKGFSYQCINLIFFYANEVNGKINYQYVKKIIKDLIAKNIYDFNPLEKYIDSLIRQRNNVIVSKKDLYKATYITSLERQQNDMNRSH; the protein is encoded by the coding sequence ATGTATAAAAGTATTACTTATCCATATTTTTCGGTTGAGAATTCTACAATCATCTCTGGCGAAGATTTGAAAAATTTGCGTAAGTTTTATGCTCCTATTTTAGGTGCACATGCTATTCTTCTATATGAATACCTTAGAGACCTAGCGATACAAGATGGAAATGAAATAGGTTTTTATGACTATGACAGTATCACATATATGTTGAAAATGGATATAAAAGATGTAAATAATGCCCGTACTATGTTAGAAGCTTTATCACTTTTAACTACTTATGTTGATAATAGGAATCGTAAAACCTTTTTTGTAATTGAAAAACCTTTAGATGCAGATGGTTTTAAAATGAATTTAATTTTAGCTAATAAGCTACTAAAAATTGTTGGTAAAGAAAATTATGATCGTTTAATTAATCGTAAACGCAATTACAAATTAGCTCGTGCAATTGAATTATTAGATAGCTCTGCTCGCTATGAAGATGTTTTTGATGCTGGAGAAGATTTTGATATTCTTTCTAATTCATTTGAATTTAATGAAGAAGCAATGAACACTCAGGTCATGAACGAACTTGTACAAGAAAAAATTGATCTCAATACTTTTGAATACCCAAATGTTTATGAGGCAATTTTGAAAACTGATTCTAGGTCTTTTTTTGGACAAATACAAGGTCAAATTCCAACTGCGGAAATTATAAATTTAATAAAAGATGCTTCTGATAAAGGTTTTAGTTATCAGTGTATTAATTTAATTTTCTTTTACGCTAATGAAGTCAATGGAAAAATTAATTATCAATATGTTAAAAAAATAATTAAAGACTTAATTGCAAAAAATATCTATGATTTTAATCCTCTTGAGAAATATATTGATTCACTTATCCGACAACGAAATAATGTTATTGTTAGCAAAAAAGATTTATATAAAGCTACATACATCACTTCCTTAGAACGTCAGCAAAATGATATGAATAGGTCACATTAA
- a CDS encoding dephospho-CoA kinase, translating into MIALIGKVGVGKSTFLRNSGLKKEKIFICDEFVAKEYKKYGILYNEIKQKIGTFLLDEKGVSKKKILKWLFENTDNIDKLERVVFPKIFDAIKNGNFAIVEIPVLVNKNFNFLSLFSAVLCLSTSEQKRWKNIQKRSVDKLTIKAIDQKNSTILAKNQLFGQIPVVDIYLENFESYDRNKKILDLVKLIN; encoded by the coding sequence ATGATAGCGTTAATCGGTAAAGTGGGAGTTGGAAAATCAACTTTTTTGCGAAATTCTGGTTTAAAAAAAGAAAAAATATTTATATGTGACGAATTTGTGGCAAAAGAATATAAAAAATATGGCATTTTGTATAATGAAATAAAACAAAAAATAGGTACTTTTTTATTAGACGAAAAAGGTGTTTCCAAAAAGAAAATTTTGAAATGATTATTCGAAAATACCGACAATATAGATAAATTAGAAAGAGTTGTATTTCCTAAAATTTTTGATGCGATAAAAAATGGGAATTTTGCGATTGTTGAAATACCAGTTTTAGTTAATAAAAATTTTAATTTTTTATCTTTGTTTTCTGCAGTTTTATGCTTATCTACAAGTGAGCAAAAACGATGAAAAAATATTCAAAAACGCTCTGTGGATAAATTAACAATAAAAGCAATAGATCAGAAAAACAGTACAATTTTAGCTAAAAATCAACTTTTTGGTCAAATACCTGTTGTGGATATCTATTTGGAGAACTTCGAAAGTTATGATCGAAATAAAAAAATTTTAGACCTTGTTAAATTAATCAACTAA
- a CDS encoding YigZ family protein gives MQEYEIKKSRFYSVAITINSKEEIKDIYNKLWSEHKKATHICYGYSFIKNGVENAGYEDDGEPKGTAGKPIRDLLIITKTNNLVIFVIRYFGGIKLGGGGLIQAYRNSANIALKSYRNEDRNDSVNR, from the coding sequence TTACAAGAATACGAAATAAAAAAATCAAGGTTTTATAGTGTTGCTATCACAATAAATTCTAAAGAAGAAATTAAGGATATCTACAATAAACTTTGATCCGAGCATAAAAAAGCTACTCACATTTGCTATGGATATTCATTTATAAAAAATGGGGTTGAAAATGCAGGATACGAAGATGATGGCGAACCTAAAGGTACAGCCGGAAAGCCAATAAGAGACTTATTAATAATAACTAAAACTAACAATCTTGTTATTTTTGTAATTAGATATTTTGGCGGGATTAAGCTTGGTGGTGGCGGTTTGATTCAAGCTTATCGAAATAGTGCAAATATAGCATTAAAGTCATATAGAAATGAGGACAGAAATGATAGCGTTAATCGGTAA